From Luteococcus japonicus, one genomic window encodes:
- a CDS encoding DUF3427 domain-containing protein encodes MSHHGVEAGLYESLVTRALDQRLAASPLAKDIREVDPADHPDVLARHLADALRRRLPRNPDERIAVVNQLLGILEDPEEEPLAPIRQLLRVSPDAGPGVRTVTERRPSTPLTDVALLTNAPGEPGLGHELRAELASADGVDLLCAFVQWHGLRFLEAELADARDRGVPIRVVTTTYIGGTERRALDRLVEDFGAEVRMQYDARVTRLHAKAWLFHRNSGFNTAYVGSSNLSRAALVDGAEWNVRLSSATTGHLLDKFSATFDSYWNGEQFEPYRGAADADRLDRCLAEAKGIRNINRATLISGLEVRPYPFQAAILEALRSEREQHGRHRNLIVAATGTGKTVMAALDYKSLCTGPTRPSLLFVAHRREILEQSRRTYREILGDGGFGELFVDGQRPEHWTHVFASVQSLSSYGVQNIPADAFEVVVVDEFHHAEARTYQALLDRLTPKELLGLTATPERGDGVDVRGFFGGHVAAELRLWDAVQAGLLAPFHYFGVSDGVDLRQVNWRQGRYDVSQLENIYTGSDARARIVLNQLRDKVVDPASMKAIGFCVSVKHAEFMADVFRRVGLPAVSLSGNSSSDERDAAIAQLRSGELCTIFTVDIFNEGVDIPEVDTVLLLRPTESPTIFLQQLGRGLRTSPGKDVLTVLDFVAQHRKEYRLDLRYRALTGHRGSELQRQVEKGFPLLPSGCQIVLDRVAQDTVLENLRNNLQMRWPQLAGELRAEPTNSLRDFLEANQLELNQVVRPSPNRSWTHLRADAGLIEPLSPADSQLLRRVRAVTHVDDPHRAHDYAAALRGQRARDPRLAQMLFWTIWPDGGGFASVQEGLASLHNHPLVADEMSQVMDLSFEASRRITLDMPGALTGLPLRPHASYTREEILAGLGHAKTGRPPSHFREGVLFTEVDGHPVDAFFITLKKSEADYSPSTLYRDYPISRTEFHWESQSTTSVNSQTGRRYLTGASTPLLFVRQQRHGDFGTSPYVFLGDAEYVRHTGDRPIAITWRLRHPMPADLFAATSITQ; translated from the coding sequence ATGAGTCACCACGGCGTCGAGGCCGGTTTGTACGAAAGCTTGGTCACGCGCGCCCTGGACCAGAGACTGGCGGCATCGCCGCTTGCCAAGGACATCAGGGAGGTCGATCCCGCAGACCACCCCGATGTCCTCGCGCGCCACCTGGCCGACGCACTGCGCCGGCGCCTGCCGCGCAACCCGGACGAGCGGATCGCCGTGGTCAACCAGCTGCTGGGCATCCTGGAGGATCCCGAGGAGGAGCCGCTCGCACCCATCCGCCAGCTGCTCCGCGTCAGCCCCGACGCCGGACCGGGCGTGCGCACCGTCACGGAACGTCGCCCCAGCACTCCCCTGACCGACGTCGCCCTGCTCACCAATGCACCCGGCGAGCCTGGTCTGGGGCACGAACTGCGCGCCGAGCTGGCCTCCGCCGACGGTGTGGATCTGCTGTGCGCCTTCGTCCAGTGGCACGGCCTGCGCTTCCTGGAAGCCGAACTGGCCGACGCACGAGACCGGGGCGTGCCCATCCGCGTCGTCACCACCACCTACATCGGCGGAACGGAACGACGCGCACTGGACCGGCTCGTCGAGGACTTCGGCGCAGAGGTCCGGATGCAGTACGACGCCCGCGTCACCCGGCTGCACGCCAAGGCGTGGCTCTTCCACCGGAACTCGGGCTTCAACACCGCCTACGTCGGCTCCTCCAACCTGTCGCGCGCAGCGCTCGTCGACGGTGCGGAATGGAATGTGCGGCTGTCCTCTGCCACCACGGGGCACCTGCTGGACAAGTTCTCCGCCACCTTCGACTCCTACTGGAATGGCGAGCAGTTCGAGCCCTACCGCGGAGCCGCAGACGCCGACCGCCTGGACCGGTGCCTGGCCGAGGCCAAGGGCATCCGCAACATCAATCGCGCCACCCTCATCTCCGGGCTCGAAGTCCGCCCCTATCCCTTCCAAGCAGCCATCCTGGAAGCCCTCCGCAGCGAACGTGAGCAGCACGGTCGGCACCGCAACCTCATCGTCGCCGCCACCGGAACGGGCAAGACCGTGATGGCCGCGCTCGACTACAAGTCGCTGTGCACCGGCCCCACACGCCCCAGCCTGCTGTTCGTCGCACACCGCCGCGAAATCCTGGAGCAGTCGCGCCGCACCTACCGGGAGATCCTGGGCGACGGTGGCTTCGGGGAGCTGTTCGTCGACGGCCAGCGCCCCGAACACTGGACCCACGTCTTCGCCAGCGTCCAGTCGCTGTCCAGCTATGGCGTGCAGAACATCCCCGCAGACGCCTTCGAGGTGGTCGTCGTGGACGAGTTCCATCACGCCGAGGCCCGCACCTACCAGGCCCTCCTGGACCGGCTGACACCCAAGGAGCTGCTCGGGCTGACCGCCACACCCGAACGCGGCGACGGTGTGGATGTGCGTGGCTTCTTCGGCGGGCATGTCGCGGCCGAGCTGCGGTTGTGGGACGCGGTGCAGGCCGGTCTGCTGGCGCCCTTCCACTATTTCGGGGTCAGTGACGGCGTCGACCTGCGGCAGGTGAACTGGCGTCAGGGCCGCTACGACGTGAGCCAGCTGGAGAACATCTACACCGGCAGCGACGCCCGGGCGCGCATCGTGCTGAACCAGTTGCGGGACAAGGTCGTCGATCCCGCATCCATGAAGGCCATCGGCTTCTGTGTCAGTGTCAAGCACGCCGAGTTCATGGCCGATGTCTTCCGTCGCGTCGGCCTCCCGGCTGTTTCCTTGTCCGGGAATTCCAGCAGCGACGAGCGTGATGCGGCCATCGCCCAGCTGCGCTCGGGCGAGCTGTGCACCATCTTCACCGTCGACATCTTCAATGAGGGCGTCGACATCCCCGAGGTGGACACCGTGCTGCTCTTGCGCCCCACCGAATCGCCGACGATCTTCCTGCAACAGTTGGGCCGCGGCCTGCGCACCAGCCCCGGCAAGGACGTCCTGACGGTGCTGGACTTCGTCGCCCAACACCGCAAGGAGTACCGCCTCGACCTGCGCTATCGCGCGCTCACGGGGCATCGTGGCAGCGAATTGCAACGCCAAGTGGAGAAGGGCTTTCCGCTGTTGCCCTCGGGATGCCAGATCGTCTTGGACCGTGTTGCCCAGGACACGGTGCTGGAGAACCTGCGCAACAACCTTCAGATGCGCTGGCCCCAGCTGGCCGGCGAACTGCGTGCCGAGCCCACCAACTCCCTGCGGGACTTCCTGGAGGCCAATCAACTGGAACTGAACCAGGTGGTTCGGCCCTCCCCCAACCGGAGTTGGACCCATCTGCGTGCCGACGCCGGCCTGATCGAGCCCCTTTCCCCCGCGGACTCACAGCTGCTTCGACGAGTGCGGGCAGTCACCCACGTCGACGATCCACACCGCGCACATGACTACGCCGCGGCCCTGCGCGGCCAGCGCGCTCGAGATCCACGCCTGGCCCAGATGTTGTTCTGGACCATCTGGCCCGACGGCGGCGGGTTCGCCTCCGTGCAGGAAGGGCTCGCCAGCCTGCACAACCATCCCCTGGTAGCGGACGAGATGAGCCAGGTGATGGACCTGTCCTTCGAGGCCAGCCGCCGCATCACCTTGGACATGCCCGGAGCGCTGACGGGACTCCCGCTGCGCCCGCACGCGAGCTACACCCGCGAGGAGATCCTCGCCGGCCTGGGGCACGCCAAGACCGGGCGACCGCCGTCGCACTTCCGCGAAGGAGTCCTGTTCACCGAGGTGGACGGGCACCCCGTCGACGCCTTCTTCATCACGCTCAAGAAGTCGGAAGCCGACTACTCCCCCAGCACCCTGTACCGGGACTACCCGATCAGCCGCACCGAGTTCCACTGGGAATCCCAGTCGACCACGTCGGTGAACTCGCAGACCGGGCGCCGCTACCTGACGGGCGCCAGCACCCCGCTGCTCTTCGTCCGCCAGCAGCGGCACGGGGATTTCGGGACCTCGCCCTACGTCTTCCTGGGCGACGCCGAATATGTGCGCCACACCGGCGACCGGCCCATCGCCATCACCTGGCGCCTGCGCCACCCGATGCCCGCCGACCTGTTCGCCGCGACCTCGATCACGCAGTGA
- a CDS encoding DUF2812 domain-containing protein codes for MTTRMGHGLAISPEKDLAMFADMARKGKHLNGVSSLAHGFTFTDGPAEDLVFDLAYEDHPTPDYFDIFAAAGWTHTVSVGNCHIFKAAPGTAPLHLGTDSKRDELVRNRNRYTLYTASHWPSCSSSAC; via the coding sequence ATGACCACCCGCATGGGCCACGGCCTGGCCATCAGCCCCGAGAAGGACCTCGCGATGTTCGCGGACATGGCGCGCAAGGGGAAGCACCTCAACGGCGTCAGTTCCCTGGCCCACGGCTTCACCTTCACCGACGGCCCCGCCGAGGACCTCGTCTTCGACCTCGCCTACGAGGACCACCCCACCCCCGACTACTTCGACATCTTCGCCGCAGCCGGCTGGACGCACACCGTCTCCGTCGGCAACTGCCACATCTTCAAGGCCGCCCCCGGCACCGCTCCCCTGCACCTGGGAACGGACTCCAAGCGCGACGAGCTGGTCCGCAACCGCAACCGCTACACCCTGTACACCGCCTCGCACTGGCCGTCCTGTTCATCGTCGGCCTGCTGA
- a CDS encoding MerR family transcriptional regulator: MDLGEGITVGIAAARVGVTVRTLHHWDRIGLAGPSGRSSGGYRLYLAGDVERLRRVVAYRGAGLSLEEIGDVLDVGSSEVGAVLRKRRAELAAEMDDLRRLDERLARLTDAHERGVLLSGEEQRAAFGDRWRPDWVDQAKERWGDSAQWAQFAEGSAGRTAEQWRAQADAMRQWECDAAEALGRGVEPDADEAFALADRHQSVFGAWFPITRSMQVCLGRLFESDEGFAAHYDQVYPGLAGLIREVFDAAALAEGIDPGCPVWS; this comes from the coding sequence ATGGATCTGGGCGAGGGGATCACCGTCGGTATCGCTGCCGCGCGCGTGGGCGTGACAGTACGGACCCTGCACCACTGGGACCGGATCGGGTTGGCGGGGCCGTCGGGCAGATCATCGGGCGGCTACCGGCTGTACCTTGCGGGCGATGTCGAGCGGTTGCGCCGGGTGGTGGCCTATCGGGGGGCGGGGCTGTCGCTGGAGGAGATCGGCGACGTGCTGGACGTCGGATCTTCCGAGGTCGGGGCGGTCTTGCGGAAGCGCCGCGCCGAGCTGGCTGCCGAGATGGATGATCTGCGACGCCTGGACGAACGCCTGGCCCGGCTGACCGATGCCCATGAGCGCGGGGTGCTGCTGAGCGGTGAGGAACAGCGCGCGGCCTTCGGGGACCGGTGGCGCCCCGACTGGGTGGACCAGGCCAAGGAGCGATGGGGCGACAGTGCCCAGTGGGCGCAGTTCGCGGAGGGCTCGGCGGGCAGGACGGCCGAGCAGTGGCGCGCCCAGGCGGACGCGATGCGGCAGTGGGAATGTGACGCCGCCGAGGCTCTTGGCAGGGGAGTGGAACCCGACGCTGACGAGGCCTTCGCCCTGGCCGACCGTCACCAGTCCGTCTTCGGCGCTTGGTTCCCGATCACCCGGAGCATGCAGGTCTGCCTGGGCCGGCTCTTCGAGTCCGACGAGGGCTTCGCCGCACACTACGACCAGGTGTACCCCGGACTGGCTGGCTTGATCCGGGAGGTCTTCGACGCCGCCGCCCTGGCCGAGGGAATCGACCCTGGTTGCCCGGTCTGGAGTTAG
- a CDS encoding alpha/beta hydrolase translates to MAAFDASKHQTQSKYSSPDRTSFTSDAKPEGFAAAPAGSGMQRYLDQKIDWKGCDTGLECGTVLVPLDWDNPDGDAITLKMKRKAAGKDKTATLFINPGGPGGSGQDMVGNFDATSFPTHDVIGWDPRGSGESTPVKCGTPEQTDAYVATDSSPDDEAEWGSLEKANKDFAAQCREKSGALLDHISTIDTARDLDYLRHLVGDEKLDYLGISYGTYIGSMYAELYPHRVGKMVLDSAVNITTDESVIQAMGFDLALKNYADWCAEQSCALGTTQKQVLDSVTGILKGLDAKPLKVFDRTLTQSQGVTGMVTYLYFGDQGYSQLTSALVAAKEGDGSQLLQTSDMMNGRNEDGSYGSMMYSFPAIACADSEDPGAAGARKELAKDIKKAPILAPFFGPNVQCSFWSAKPSPQLKLQGKGAAPIVVLGATGDPATPYQQAVWMADQLESGVLVTWKGAGHSAWDLGNACVKTAVKDYVNKGTVPKDKTVC, encoded by the coding sequence GTGGCGGCTTTCGACGCCAGCAAGCACCAGACGCAGTCCAAGTACTCCTCGCCGGACCGCACCAGCTTCACCTCCGACGCGAAGCCGGAGGGTTTTGCCGCGGCGCCGGCGGGCAGTGGGATGCAGCGCTATCTGGACCAGAAGATCGACTGGAAGGGGTGTGACACTGGCCTCGAGTGCGGCACGGTGCTGGTGCCGCTGGACTGGGACAATCCCGACGGCGATGCCATCACCCTGAAGATGAAGCGCAAGGCGGCCGGCAAGGACAAGACCGCCACCCTGTTCATCAACCCGGGTGGCCCCGGCGGCTCGGGCCAGGACATGGTGGGCAACTTCGACGCGACGAGCTTCCCCACCCATGACGTGATCGGCTGGGATCCGCGTGGCAGTGGCGAGTCGACGCCGGTGAAGTGCGGCACGCCCGAGCAGACCGACGCCTACGTCGCCACGGACTCCTCGCCGGACGACGAGGCCGAGTGGGGCAGTCTGGAGAAGGCCAACAAGGACTTCGCCGCCCAGTGCCGGGAGAAGTCGGGCGCGCTGCTGGACCACATCTCCACCATCGACACGGCCCGTGACCTGGACTACCTGCGCCACCTCGTCGGCGACGAGAAGCTGGACTACCTGGGCATCAGCTACGGCACCTACATCGGCTCGATGTATGCCGAGCTGTACCCACATCGGGTGGGCAAGATGGTGCTGGACAGTGCGGTGAACATCACCACCGACGAGTCGGTGATCCAGGCGATGGGCTTCGACCTGGCGTTGAAGAACTATGCGGACTGGTGCGCGGAGCAGTCCTGCGCGCTGGGCACGACGCAGAAGCAGGTGCTGGATTCGGTGACCGGCATCCTCAAGGGGCTGGACGCGAAGCCGCTGAAGGTCTTCGACCGCACCCTGACCCAGAGCCAGGGTGTGACCGGCATGGTCACCTACCTGTACTTCGGGGACCAGGGTTACAGCCAGCTGACCTCGGCACTGGTGGCCGCCAAGGAGGGCGACGGCTCGCAGCTGCTGCAGACCTCCGACATGATGAATGGCCGCAATGAGGACGGCAGCTACGGCTCGATGATGTACTCCTTCCCCGCCATTGCCTGCGCGGACAGCGAGGATCCGGGTGCCGCCGGGGCCCGCAAGGAACTGGCCAAGGACATCAAGAAGGCCCCGATCCTGGCACCCTTCTTCGGCCCGAATGTGCAGTGCTCCTTCTGGAGCGCCAAGCCGTCGCCCCAGCTGAAGTTGCAGGGCAAGGGCGCGGCACCGATCGTCGTGCTGGGCGCCACGGGTGACCCGGCCACCCCGTACCAGCAGGCGGTCTGGATGGCCGACCAGCTGGAGTCCGGGGTGCTGGTGACGTGGAAGGGTGCGGGTCACTCGGCCTGGGACCTGGGCAATGCCTGCGTGAAGACGGCCGTGAAGGACTACGTGAACAAGGGCACCGTCCCCAAGGACAAGACCGTCTGCTGA
- a CDS encoding PfkB family carbohydrate kinase — translation MARVIHTGQALVDEVVEIPALPWRGDNSMAASYHRYAGGATNILVASARTGAASVHAGAHGKGPNGDLIRAAMQEEGIQVSSPVVDDIDTGICFVMIEPSAERTFVTTMGAERLISVESLQTSNPQPGDLVHVTGYSLVVRSTRKPLLEWLESLPEGVIVLLDPGAAFSALPAPVRQRMLALTTVWTSNGDEAYQLTMERDMKTAAAAAAEHLPDGAVAIVRDGREGCAVHVDGQTHLVPGYPQKPVDTNGAGDCHAGVLSAEYITGGDWVEAARRANAASALKVTRRGPATAPTRAEVDAFLAEWERTH, via the coding sequence ATGGCACGCGTCATCCACACCGGCCAGGCACTGGTCGACGAGGTCGTCGAGATCCCCGCCCTTCCTTGGCGCGGCGACAACTCCATGGCCGCCAGCTACCACCGCTATGCCGGCGGAGCCACCAACATCCTGGTGGCCAGCGCCCGCACCGGCGCCGCCAGCGTCCACGCCGGCGCCCACGGCAAGGGGCCCAACGGTGACCTGATCCGCGCCGCCATGCAGGAAGAGGGCATCCAGGTCAGCTCGCCAGTCGTCGACGACATCGACACTGGCATCTGCTTCGTGATGATCGAACCCTCCGCGGAACGCACCTTCGTCACCACCATGGGCGCCGAACGCCTGATCAGCGTCGAGTCCCTGCAGACCAGCAATCCGCAGCCCGGAGACCTGGTGCACGTCACCGGCTACTCGCTGGTGGTGCGCAGCACCCGCAAGCCCCTGCTGGAGTGGTTGGAATCCCTGCCCGAGGGCGTGATCGTGTTGCTGGACCCCGGCGCCGCCTTCAGCGCCCTGCCCGCGCCCGTCCGGCAGCGGATGCTGGCGCTGACCACGGTGTGGACCTCCAATGGCGACGAGGCCTACCAGCTCACCATGGAACGCGACATGAAGACCGCCGCCGCGGCCGCCGCCGAACACCTCCCCGACGGTGCCGTCGCCATCGTCCGCGACGGGCGCGAGGGCTGCGCGGTGCACGTCGACGGCCAGACCCACCTGGTGCCCGGCTACCCGCAGAAGCCCGTCGACACCAATGGCGCCGGCGACTGCCACGCCGGAGTCCTGTCCGCGGAGTACATCACCGGCGGGGACTGGGTGGAGGCCGCCCGACGCGCCAATGCCGCCAGCGCCCTCAAGGTCACCCGTCGCGGCCCTGCCACGGCACCCACCCGCGCCGAGGTGGACGCCTTCCTGGCCGAGTGGGAGCGCACTCACTAG
- a CDS encoding alpha/beta fold hydrolase, with amino-acid sequence MALQEIEFTSANGRDMIQAWVHTPVREARAVVQLIHGLGEHSRRYLRLISALVDEGFVVVADDHAGHGRTAMRDGIWGDAGDDAARVVVDDEMTLQAKARDLFPELPYVVFGHSWGSMIARVMAARPEAKLDGLALCGIAAQMKGIEQSMDRELLEQVATGPQAAEPAPDELVGQLFDGFLDRIEDGAPQTAWVARDELVVADHGRDPFNNFGAPLSARFVKGFVDAYDQANADDWYAAVPADLPVLILAGDQDPVANFGEGAYHVANGLVATGHKDVRTRVWSGLRHEVHNEPESRDELVAELVEFMGRMEGK; translated from the coding sequence ATGGCTCTGCAGGAGATCGAGTTCACATCCGCCAATGGGCGCGACATGATCCAGGCCTGGGTCCACACCCCGGTGCGCGAAGCCCGTGCGGTGGTGCAGCTGATCCACGGCTTGGGAGAGCACTCGCGGCGCTACCTGCGGTTGATCTCGGCGCTGGTGGACGAGGGTTTCGTCGTGGTGGCCGATGACCATGCCGGGCACGGGCGCACCGCCATGCGCGACGGGATCTGGGGCGACGCCGGTGATGATGCCGCGCGCGTGGTGGTGGACGACGAGATGACGCTGCAGGCCAAGGCGCGCGATCTGTTCCCGGAACTGCCGTACGTCGTCTTCGGGCACAGCTGGGGCTCGATGATCGCCCGCGTGATGGCCGCCCGACCGGAAGCCAAGCTGGACGGGCTGGCGCTGTGCGGGATCGCGGCGCAGATGAAGGGCATCGAGCAGTCGATGGACCGCGAGCTCCTTGAGCAGGTGGCCACCGGGCCGCAGGCCGCCGAGCCGGCGCCCGACGAGCTGGTGGGTCAGCTCTTCGACGGCTTCCTGGACCGCATCGAGGACGGCGCGCCGCAGACGGCGTGGGTGGCGCGCGACGAGCTGGTGGTGGCCGACCACGGGCGCGACCCGTTCAACAACTTCGGCGCCCCGCTCAGCGCTCGCTTCGTCAAGGGCTTCGTCGACGCCTATGACCAGGCCAATGCCGACGACTGGTACGCCGCCGTCCCCGCCGACCTGCCCGTGCTGATCCTGGCCGGCGACCAGGACCCCGTCGCCAACTTCGGCGAAGGGGCCTATCACGTGGCCAATGGCCTGGTGGCGACCGGCCACAAGGACGTGCGGACCCGCGTGTGGAGCGGCCTGCGCCACGAGGTGCACAACGAGCCCGAGAGCCGGGATGAGTTGGTCGCCGAGCTGGTGGAGTTCATGGGGCGGATGGAAGGCAAGTAG
- a CDS encoding endonuclease/exonuclease/phosphatase family protein: MRKILPTSLLGLALAASCVGPAVATPAKDNAAQRTVVAASYNIHHAQGADGVLDLERVATVLEGTDAQVIGLQEVDRHWGERSENVDQAKWLAERLDMFYCYTANLDNPPAEGSTQNRQYGTAILSDFPLGNCTSTPLTNHPKGEQRSLAQADLTVRGVPVRFYNTHLTHNSDEGREVQAREVNEVVAADDRPAILVGDLNARPDKPVYQSFTKHLADVWPMVGEGDGFTFDSDNPKGRIDYILVSGQITPTSMSVVPTIASDHMPIVATLDLPHPSEVRKG; this comes from the coding sequence ATGCGCAAGATTCTTCCCACCTCCCTCCTTGGCCTGGCCCTGGCCGCATCCTGCGTCGGCCCGGCCGTCGCCACCCCGGCCAAGGACAACGCTGCCCAGCGCACCGTCGTTGCGGCCAGCTACAACATCCACCATGCCCAGGGCGCCGATGGCGTGCTCGACCTGGAGCGCGTCGCCACCGTTCTGGAGGGCACCGACGCCCAGGTGATCGGCCTGCAGGAGGTCGACCGGCACTGGGGTGAGCGTTCCGAGAACGTCGACCAGGCCAAGTGGCTGGCCGAACGGCTCGACATGTTCTACTGCTACACCGCGAACCTGGACAACCCGCCGGCCGAGGGGAGCACCCAGAACCGCCAGTACGGAACCGCGATCCTCTCGGACTTTCCGCTGGGCAACTGCACCTCCACCCCGCTCACCAACCACCCCAAGGGTGAGCAGCGCAGCCTCGCGCAGGCAGACCTGACGGTGCGCGGCGTGCCGGTGCGCTTCTACAACACCCACCTCACGCACAACTCCGACGAGGGACGCGAGGTGCAGGCTCGTGAGGTGAACGAGGTCGTCGCTGCCGACGATCGCCCCGCCATCCTGGTTGGCGATCTCAACGCACGTCCCGACAAGCCGGTGTACCAGAGCTTCACCAAGCATCTGGCCGACGTCTGGCCGATGGTCGGTGAGGGCGACGGTTTCACCTTCGACTCGGACAATCCCAAGGGTCGCATCGACTACATCCTGGTCAGCGGCCAGATCACGCCCACCAGCATGAGCGTCGTTCCGACCATCGCGTCGGACCACATGCCCATCGTCGCGACGCTTGACCTGCCGCACCCGTCCGAGGTGCGCAAGGGCTGA
- a CDS encoding PadR family transcriptional regulator, giving the protein MARSSGFESGDLPDSALHIALALTRPRHGYAVMQFLADQSDGNVTIGPASLYTTLKKLVAAGLIDELDGDDSRRVYQLNDVGREVLARNIERRRQLLAMADLIMEEA; this is encoded by the coding sequence ATGGCGCGCAGCTCGGGCTTCGAGAGCGGTGACCTGCCGGACTCCGCCCTGCACATCGCGCTCGCCCTCACGCGCCCCCGCCACGGCTACGCCGTGATGCAGTTCCTCGCCGACCAGAGCGACGGGAACGTCACCATCGGGCCCGCGTCGCTCTACACCACGCTCAAGAAGCTCGTCGCCGCCGGCCTGATCGACGAGCTCGACGGGGACGACTCGCGTCGCGTCTACCAGCTCAACGACGTCGGGCGTGAAGTCCTGGCCCGCAACATCGAACGCCGTCGCCAACTGCTCGCGATGGCCGACCTCATCATGGAGGAAGCATGA
- a CDS encoding aromatic amino acid transaminase, giving the protein MATFDDVEFYPGDPIFGLTDMFNADDREQKVNLGVGIYLDEMGRLPLPQAVGVAEKRLAEQGASHNYIPMGGLPSFIPADQELVFGADAAVVAEGRIATVQTLGGSGALKEAADFLHVLMDANVVALSDPSWANHAAIFGGAGYDVVRYRYYDAANRRVDVDGMLEDLAALQPGAVVVLHACCHNPTGYDLDAEQWVRVTEAVEQAGAIAFLDMAYQGFSRGLDEDRVAVDTFVASGQRFFVGNSFSKNFGLYGERIGGLSLVCRDADEARRVSSQLCKVVRANYSCPPAHGAQIVTTVLADAELRASWEAELAAMRDRIRAVREALTAGLHEAGVTDMDFVLDQNGMFSYSGLSAEQMQRLRTEHGVYGTDEGRICVAGLNEDNVGYVAKAIAAVVSR; this is encoded by the coding sequence ATGGCGACTTTCGACGACGTGGAGTTCTACCCGGGTGACCCGATCTTCGGCCTCACCGACATGTTCAACGCCGATGACCGCGAGCAGAAGGTGAACCTGGGCGTGGGCATCTACCTCGACGAGATGGGGCGCCTTCCCTTGCCGCAGGCTGTCGGGGTGGCGGAGAAGCGGTTGGCCGAGCAGGGTGCGTCGCACAACTACATCCCGATGGGCGGCCTGCCGTCCTTCATCCCCGCGGACCAGGAGCTGGTCTTTGGCGCCGACGCTGCCGTCGTCGCTGAGGGGCGCATCGCGACGGTGCAGACGCTGGGCGGCTCGGGTGCCCTGAAGGAGGCGGCCGACTTCCTGCACGTCCTGATGGACGCCAATGTCGTCGCGTTGAGTGATCCGTCGTGGGCGAACCACGCGGCGATCTTCGGTGGCGCGGGCTATGACGTGGTGCGCTACCGCTACTACGACGCGGCCAATCGCCGGGTGGACGTCGACGGGATGTTGGAGGACCTGGCGGCGCTGCAGCCGGGGGCCGTGGTGGTCCTGCACGCCTGCTGCCACAATCCGACGGGCTATGACCTGGATGCCGAGCAGTGGGTGCGGGTGACCGAGGCGGTGGAGCAGGCCGGGGCGATCGCCTTCCTGGACATGGCCTACCAGGGCTTCTCCCGGGGTCTGGACGAGGATCGGGTGGCGGTGGACACCTTCGTCGCGAGCGGGCAGCGCTTCTTCGTCGGGAACTCCTTCAGCAAGAACTTCGGGCTGTACGGCGAGCGGATCGGTGGCCTGAGCCTGGTCTGCCGCGACGCCGACGAGGCGCGCCGAGTGAGCTCGCAGCTGTGCAAGGTGGTGCGCGCGAACTACTCCTGCCCGCCGGCGCACGGCGCGCAGATCGTGACGACGGTGCTGGCCGATGCTGAGCTGCGCGCCAGCTGGGAGGCCGAGTTGGCCGCGATGCGTGACCGGATCCGTGCCGTGCGCGAGGCCCTGACGGCTGGCCTGCACGAGGCGGGGGTGACGGACATGGACTTCGTCCTGGACCAGAACGGCATGTTCAGCTACTCCGGCCTGAGCGCGGAGCAGATGCAGCGCCTGCGCACCGAGCACGGCGTCTATGGCACCGACGAGGGCCGCATCTGCGTCGCGGGGCTCAACGAGGACAACGTCGGATACGTTGCGAAGGCGATCGCCGCGGTGGTCAGTCGTTGA
- a CDS encoding VOC family protein: protein MSTFNAFDMSPVPAPGPDAQPPELFRGIYGMPMFARIPCPDLQASVDFWTRGLGFFELFGIPGRLVHLRRWAFQDVLLVPGPAAEPLGLQVSFACVLSQLDDVADACRAFPGGEVQGPTDTPWNTRDLAVTTPEGTRVVFTAAKPLVPGSAEAVGLADVGIVAPR, encoded by the coding sequence ATGAGCACCTTCAACGCCTTCGACATGAGCCCCGTCCCGGCACCCGGGCCCGACGCGCAGCCGCCGGAACTGTTCCGCGGGATCTACGGGATGCCGATGTTCGCACGAATCCCGTGCCCGGACCTGCAGGCTTCGGTGGACTTCTGGACCCGGGGCCTGGGCTTCTTCGAGCTGTTCGGCATTCCGGGGAGGTTGGTGCACCTGCGTCGGTGGGCCTTCCAGGACGTGCTGTTGGTCCCCGGCCCGGCCGCTGAACCGTTGGGTCTGCAGGTGAGTTTCGCGTGTGTGCTGTCGCAGCTCGACGACGTGGCCGACGCGTGCCGCGCCTTCCCCGGTGGAGAGGTGCAGGGCCCGACGGACACCCCGTGGAATACCCGCGACCTGGCAGTGACCACGCCGGAGGGGACCCGCGTCGTCTTCACGGCCGCCAAGCCGCTGGTTCCGGGGAGTGCGGAGGCGGTGGGCTTGGCTGACGTGGGGATCGTCGCGCCCCGGTGA